AAACAGTTCATTAGAATACTTTATAtattatacttttcttttgttgaaacggttaatttttttttactgtatcGCATACCTACATATGCATCAAAATGCCAAACTATGTATATAAGGACAGTTATGGCATAACGGTAGCATGCTGTCCTACAGTGCGAAAGGTATGCGGTTCGAATCCCATAATGGTTAATATTGCTTCGCGTGGTCCTCCTAGAAAAAATCTGGGTCGCTACCAACCATCCGATCCtcgagaagaaagaatttttgtcttttttgccatttttcgttatttcgttAAATAAACGtgtgcaaaaaggaaaaagacttGCCTGACGAATCTGAGTATTGAACCCTAGCCCTTCGGCTTCTGAGGCTGATGCTCTACCTTTGAGCTATTTCACATGTTTGGATACTACTATTACTAATAGTGAATTTAGGAATACGGTTtggacttggaaaaaaaaagcaagcctcgtttttgtttcctgatCATTCACTGGCTCAAAACATCGAAGCCAAGACCCAGGCCACTTGCCTTTCCGAATACCAATACCTAAGATACCCgattccccattttttttctctgacgGAGGTTTTTCTATCACCCTATCAGTTTTACATCGAAATCCATAATTTTTCTCCCAGGTGTATTTTGACAGAaccgacttcgttttttttcctttttcgtttttccgacCTGCTATTTGCCTGTGGTGGCAATGACGCATTTAGCGTCGAAATAAACAATTGCCGCAGCACAAAGTAGAGTTCAGACAACGCTGTGTAtttgtgaaacaaaaaaaaagaaaacaggaatttttgaattttttaaaaaaggaacaatACAAACATGGAAAACTCCGCCATTTTTATCTAAGCCGAAAAGCGTGCATCACAACATACACAGCCACGTTGCACGACAACAGAACTTTAAAActtggctttttctttgtttttttttttgttttttctttgtttgttctttttttcttttccccatagaaaatgaaagaagaatgaGAAATTCTCCTTACCGCTGCTGATGTTGCTGGAAGGGATCAATGGCTGACTGTCGTCATAGGATGGAGAAGATTCGTAGCTAATGTCCTTGCTCTTCCGACGACGATCTTCGACGCGTTGATCCAGCTGCAAGACatgaaattaatttataaggaaaatcaatttatttCACATCCAcaacctttttaaaaaatatatattgttACCAATTTTAAGTTCAGCTTGGAGTAACCAAGACTGATGGATAGGCAGATGAGTTGATAGACTGACGAGGGTAAAGCTCAACTGTGAGGGAAGACAAGAAGTCGGGGATGAACTTTTGGTTATTGATGTGAAGCTGAACTAAATCATCAATGGTATGAAGATATGAACTATCCATAACCAGCACGCCGTCGCCAACGTACTAATAAGGAATAAAGCAAACAAATaggaattttgaaaaaattaaaaattgtattGGCGAAATTACTTTAAAAGAGAGACAATCCGTTCTCGATTCGGAAAACACAGATGTGAGTTTAAAATTGCCGCATTCGTCATTATCCACCTGATAACTGAAAAGTTCAAATATTCCTCGGCGGAATTCAGAGCAGTATTTTCGGAACACTTCTTCCACCCGTTGGTTCTTCATTTGACTCGATTTGAGTTTTTCTTCTAgatctgtttttaaaaagtttttgtAGATATTTAGAACCTAGTTGAAAGCTACAATGATTACCTCTGAGACGTTCGGGAATACATCCTTGTTCAAAGTGATCTCCAACCAAAAGAGTAGGATTTCGGGTTTGACCTGCTTCCATCAAGCGAACCCTCTCTCGTAGTGattcgttctctttttctaacTGAGAAAGCTGCTCTAATGTTTGGCGCCGAACATTATCCAGCAGATTGTTAGTGAAGTGGAGGATTCGGACGTCGAAAGCTATCCCCTAATTAATTGAGAACAGAACCTTGAAAGATTGGCATCGGTACAATATGCGCATTTAGTACCTTCGACTCGGCGATCTCTAATTGAGCCTTTAAATGTTTGATTGTCTGCTTCAATTCAGCAACTTCCTTCGTCAATTGTTCTTCTTCCTGGTTCAATTTGGTGACAATTTCTTCGTTAACCTTCGGCGTGGTATCGACTATTGAAACTAATCCACGATATTCCTCCAAAAGCCGTTCCAACTCATTGATTTGCTTGGTCTCCATTGAAACTGTTGCTGAGCcttaatataaaaatagttCGATAATGGCAAATACGATTTGTCTTATGTTAGCTAATGAATCATATACCTCCAACTCGTGACATCTCATTTTCATACATTTCATTAATCGTTCGGTAATGATCACGATCTTTTTGAACCACGCTTAATTTCCTTTCGAGTTTCCTCACGCGGTCTTCGAgatctaattttgtttttgagacATCATTGAGGGGTTCAATTTTTTCCCGTAAGGTTGAATTTGTCCTAAAttacaaaacattaaaaaaaatatattcaaaaattgcTTCTAGAAATATTGATCCACGGAGGCAATTGTGTTACAACATACCTATTCAACGAGTTTAGCTCTACTTGTAGATTATCAAATTCATCAACCACCTTGAGCTCTCTTCTCCGCATAGTTTCCACCTGTGACTGAACTTGTGCGAGACTATTTGCATCAAATAAGAGCTCTGCCATGGATACCCATTCTCAGAGGTGATAGGCTAATTTCTTCAATTCTCCCTACACATAGCCTGAAACCacattgtaaagaaaattaattttagtttccagcactttAGTTTATCACTGTGAATTACCATTATattgaatgcaaaatattaaTAGCTTGCAGTATAATAAACAGCTAAATGAATCTCATCAGCTTTACTCTATATCCAAACACAGCATTGAAGGACATAAGCTGTTTGTCTGCATAAGAGAATTAATGCAGACTGGAATTTTACTGgaagacaatgaaagaaaattaattaagCAAAAAAAGTCAATCAGTAGCAGCCCATCTATCAGCCACGGAATAACAGAAACGTGATTCAGCCCAATCTAGAAAGgaaatcatatttttcttgttttgttttttaaaagtgtagctcaaaaagaaaaatgacaagTTAGAATGCCTACCTCAAATACCTCTTTTAACGGCTGTTCCTCCGTAATCTAATGGCCTTCCAACAACAGTTACCAAACAACTAAATCTTCGTCATTGGCTGGTTCAGTCTCTGGactaaatagaaaaatattgtgtaaactcattaaaaaattcaacattaaACATACACTTCTTTAACTCCTGATTTGATTATGCTTCTAAATGACTGCTGGATGGATTAGCAAGTATAAGTAATGTTACATTAGCAACACAGCTTTACACAAGCAACcctaaaagaaacaaaaagaggaaTTAAGTTGTGTTCTACTttactaaataaaaaagagtaaaacattttgatAGTACTTCAAGTTTTAAACAACAATCCTCCAAGGGGCTCCTATCGTTGCATACCTAGCACTTTGAGACACAGCAGTCAGAACTATTCCTGTGCCCTCAAACTTAACTTAGCACCTCTTGTAAAGATTGATCGTTGTGAAGATAGATCGTTGCAGATGTATCCAGTTCCTGAAGAGTTTTAGACCAAGAAATCCATcatctgtataaaaaaaagtaaataaaatgaTAAAACTACATAAGAAATTAGTTTAATAGCAGGCTTTACCAGAGCTTCCCATGATTCATTGTGATGCTCACGAATTTGTACAAATTATTTGTACTTCAAACGTACATTATCGAATACTGTAACAGCatctttaaattaaaaaggtACAATAACCTCGAATGTAGCACCATCTGTGAACGGGTAATATAACAGTTTTCTATGCCATCTGTGAACGAGTAACCTTACAATTTTCCAGCCATCTATGAACTAAGAATCTTACCATTCCAGCTGCCATCTAGTGAGTGCGAATAAGCTTATCATTTTAACGCCATCTACTGAAGGAATCGTTACCATAGCCATCTACGGAAGAAATATGTTACCAGCCTACGCCATCTATGGACGAATAATTTTACCATTCCCGACGCCATCTATGAACAAAAAACTTTATCTTTACTTACAATGCCGTCTACTTATTTTACTATAAGATTTATTTACGATAGCGAAAACAATATACTCGCCGCAAGAAGGTGGACTGAACTTGTCTCATGCCCCACATGGCGAGACCGGAAAATTCTTGTCACGAATGCCTTCCTATCTTGCGCTGCGTACGGGAAAAAGACTAGATTTTAGCAGGGAAATTAAAAGCTACATTCAATTTAATACGCGGTCTTCAAAAACATAGTGAAATGACAACGTTTAGTTGTGCATATCCAATTTCGAATGTTTAACTTGAATCATATTAATAGGCAACATGTCTTTAGTCTTAATTACATACCAAACCGTTATTTCTTACATAAATTTAtactcctttttgtttttcttttgtcagcaataaaaaacaacataatAACCAGAAGTAAATTGTTTCAAACTGCTACCATCATGGCTTACACTTGGCCAGAATTCTTGTGCTGACGTCACTTCCAGATAAATCACTATGCTAACGCATTTGCTAAAAAAAAGCAGGGCCagaaaaccaatttttgtgCTTAATTCACTTCTAGCCAAAACACTACGCTAGCTCATTCACTAAAAATGCACACATTGCCGCTAAAGTAACTACTTTGCTTGGCTGTATACTCTAAATatcaataaataatataaatatactCTTTTCACTTGACATTATAAAGGAATTACCGAATATTGATACAACTTCACGTCATGGTAGAAACTTTACCGTAAAGGCAGAATCATTTGATTTACGCTTACCGGCATTCCCAGTGAAGTGGATGAAAAGCGTTTTAAACGTTGCAGCATAACTGTAGAGTAACGTTTGTTCCCAAATCTCTTGCGCTAACTAAAATGGAAGAAAGTAAAATTCATTCAAGGATTCAAGTATCAATAGTTTTCGCGTACTTTCCTTATGGAGACCAGCTCCGTTCTAACTTAATGCAGTCTTGATTGGTAAACCGAGACAGATCCGCCGCATTTTCGGTCAAAAACAGATTCGTTTCACAAATCGGCTAGCTACCCCTGACATCTAAATAGAAAAATCTGGTACATTatgtaaaaatttaaattcccAATCTGTTTTAATTTTGTATGGTGTAGTTATAGCTAGTTCCTATTCAGTTTAAGATGACCACAAATCACAAAACCAGAAAGTAATAATATttaggaaagaaagaaaaccttttgtttaAGATACAATTCCTCCAGAGCTTCGTTTTTGCTGCTTACGCACTGTAATTTAGACACCATTTTTCtaccaattttgtttttaaatctttcGAATGGGAAGAGTTTACCTTCGACAAGTCAATCTGCAGTGATTAAACTCACTGAGGCGATGCGTTCCCACACACTTCGGTCCGGGTGTAACAGTGAATGACCTAAAATCCTTTCAAGCAATGCTCAAGTAAAAATCTAGTATCTCCCTCTTCTACGAAAACTACCAATACACGGTAAGAGTACCAGTCTTGTGTAAGTAGAAGTTGCGCTAGATGGGCTGTTATTATGAGCAAGGAAAATTACAATACAGATACCAAGGCGATGTCAGATGACGATGTATAACTTGATCAAGAAGCCCCATATGAAGAAATAGGCGAAGACGATATGGCAGATGTCATGGCGATGCTTTCATTAGCTAGATTGCATTGTCATCTGGCGTCGCCATCCTTCATTCGGCTCCTCGGTGGGGCTTCGTCAGGATTTCCAGAAAGTGCTTCTGTCTGAGGTTCCCGCTCACTTACTAGTTGTTCATTCTACAACTGTAGTCACCTTCCAGACCTTGTtaagaagaaatttaaaaaaagtataagataatttaaaaagtaagaaaaaaaaattaactttaaGCCAATTTTTATGGATATTTGTTTCATGCCAGAAATTGCTCGCCTAATTCTGGGTATCATAGGCACtcttgtttatttcaaaacttggatcttcaaaaaacaaatccaagCCTCTGGTTAGGCAGTTCCTATGACCACATATGCTGGGGGATAGCTGCCTATTTCACAGCAACTTTAACATTAATTTGTGGATTGTATGTGATACAAATTCTCGTACTTGCTCTATGGTTACTGAAATCCATCAACACAAAGTAACCTGCAGGGGAAAAAGATATTTGTGAGATGGAAACGGACATGGATGTTAAGTTACCGCAGGAactacaataaaaaaattttagacATTCAAGTTCTTTGGCACCTCAAAAGTGATCAAATATGACAATTTTCCATGCGTTACATATCAGTAGCCACAGGTTGATGTGGAAAATTGGAAATTGCAACACATAATGTAGTACCTACAAAAACGTATCGTATGGTGTGCTTTACAGATATTTCTGAGCCATGTGCTCCTACTGTCCTGCGATCTAGCAATAGTTTTCTAAGAAATTTAAATTGTGTCAAAGCTTTTAAGTGTTTTACAGTATACCTTGGTCTTTTCCCTCTTTGCATTCCTTGAAAACTGATTCAATTAAGCGCCCAAAATTCGTCAAGACTTGGACGAGGACGAGAATTATACGCTAGTGTAGACAACAGCAGACTGCACACAATGAGCGAACACTGAGGGATATCTTAAAAAATGCAGTTGCAATTGCCAATTTGCAAGATTTACAGAAAACattcgttgtttgttttctgtttgtcaAAAAAGCACataaatttctctttttttgcacAGACAAGGAATAtgattttttcgaaaatgtaCTTTTTAATTACGCAACAAAAGACTTTACTTATTTAGGCAAGACAAAGACagaagactttttttttaatttttaaattcttttcaccctttgaatttttcttcctgtttctCTGTAATGTATTTGTCATTTGATTGACTTTATTTCTAtctatcaataaaaatttgtaagtataataaataatgacgAAACAATGACGCTTTCGAACATCGCAATTCTGAAAGTTTTGCGAGTGGGATAAAAAAGGATGTTTGTGGCAAAATaaagacaaaacaacaattgcaatgcgtttttgaattaataaaattttattgatcagaaaaaagaagcaacaaTAGGAAGTTGTCTTCAGCAAATAACTCTAAAACCTTAATGGCTCTTCCCGTATACGCACTTCCAGAACTCGTCAAGGTAGCTGTTACTGCCATGAATGAAAGCTACGTGCACACTCTGTCATCACTACAAGACAATCAACTCTTGTAGCGGTCCTTTTCCGGCATGCAGGTGCTCAATGGCAATATTGCTCACCATCTCGTCACTTGCATGCAAGCTTGTACCTGGAAAAAGACAATTGAACAGAAAGGGTACACACCTGGTAGTTTCCACACATGGCGGCGAACAACCTTTGGGTTCGTTGACGAGTTCCTTCAGATTATAACTGAAAGAGAACGTCATTAACAGTAAATGATTACAAAATCAAATCGAACTGAACGTACAAGAAATTTACTTTTCTAATTTTGCGCTGTGTTAGGGGAGAAAAAACGCTCAAGGAGCGGATCGTTCATCGGAGCCAACACCTGTTCCAATGCGGCTCCGACCTCCGATGGTGATAGCTTCTGCTCCACAGCATTTTATTGGCAACTAAAATTCTAACTGGCCCAACGAACGATTTTGTCTGTGTCGAGTCATTCAATTTTACGTTTTtggaaacatgaaaaaaaaagatatttactTATACATCTGTATCTGCTTAAGATGTTCATGCAaatattacctttttcttttttttaaatgggttATTGATTTTTGGATAGGATTTTTTCAGTAACTTTGCCAAGTGCTTCATTTTCTCATTTGTTGTTTGTGCCTTTTGCTTTACAGTATTTGTTAAgccttccattttctttttcatgccTTTTTTCGCCTTGTCAGTTTTTTCCTCCGCTTGAATGTTTTCGTCTGTACTTGATGTTGTGGGGCTAGTCTTAACTGTGGGGCTAGCCTCGTCCTTGGGATAGGATTTTTTCCGTAAAAAGTGctttactttttcatttgctgcATCTGCCTTTTGCTTTAcagcatttttaaaatcctctattttctttttcatgctTTTTTTCGCcttgtcagtttttttttccgattttatGTCCTCGTCGTTGCGACTAATCTCGTCCATGGGGCTAGCCTCATCTTTGGGCCCGTCATGAGCGACTTCAGTTTCTTCGTCCGGAACCTTAGAAGGTTCTAATATTTGAGGGTCCGGGTCTTCTACTGGTATAGGATGATTAATGTGCTGGTTCTGTACTGGTGGATAACCGGCGGTTACGCTGGGATCATCACCTATTTCATGTCTTCCTTCTATACCAGTTCTGTTTTCATTTGCCGGTTTGCTGCGCTTATCACCTGGACTTGGGTAAGAATTTGCGGAATCATTTGGAGCATTCCCAGAGTGGTCTTTACGTATTTCTTCAGGATTTCCGACAGTTGGCGAGGCCGTGCGATGGTGATCTCCGGTAGGTATCGAGATCTTGCTACCTGGTTTGCCGTTTGCACTTTTCGTACTCTGTACAGGTTCCTGAGGTGCCTGCGGAATCCTTCTTTCTGTTCTTCTCGCGCCCTGTCTACCGTTTTTGCAGTCACAGTTCGAGTGATGAACAATTTCTTTGGTGATGACCGACTGGTGCAATGTTGGAGCTGGCGGGAATGGATCCTGGAAATGATCGCACCGGTAACGAATCGCTTCATGACAATTCCCACCTTGAACAACTTCCGTTTGGTCACAATCGTCGTATTCATAACCACAGAATCGGGACTCCACGCTACCTTGGCGACACGGCGATGGGTGAAGGCGCCTTTCAGCGAATTCATGGCAAACTTCTCTTATAAAACCTCCTGTTTCATCGAGTCGGCAACCAGTTGGCCTTCGCCTTGCTGGATGACAGCAGGTCCAAGGTTGATCATATTCGTCTCTGCGGAAACTTGGGCACTGGGTTTTGCGTTCGTATGCATGCTCACAGTCCGGATAGCAGTTCTCTCCCCTGCAGCGCCAGCTTCTTGCTTGTTTACGATAGCAGCCACTTTCGGCATCTCTTGGATAATACTCATACTGATCGCTTGGTTGATAGAAGTCTATGTCCTCATATCTAGGTTGATCGCCTCTTTTTGGTTGGCGATAGAAGTCAATGTCCTCATTGCTAGGGTAGTGCCCTTCTTGACCATCTCTTGTTGGCTGATGATAAAAGTCCGCATCTCTGCGAAAGTTTCTTTGCTGGTCAAAATTTCGTACTTGGTAAATCCGATCACCTTCAGGATATCGCACCTCATCGTTTCTACGACGATTTAGTTGCCTTGGCTGGTAACGGTCACCATGAGCGTTGCTGGAGTTGTTACGTGGAAGCCTGTTTTGAATGATGATGCAGGTTTGTGGCATCATTTGTGGCATCACTTCTCTTGCAGCCAATTGCTCGGTTTCTCCCATTACTGGAATTCCGTTAAGAGTGGTACCGTCACTGAGGGGAATGCCACCAACCTGGTTAAAAGGATTCATTTTGCGATTATCCATTAGACATTCAAAAAATTGTAGCGGTATACTCAGAAACTATATAACATCGAAGCACGTCCGTTCCTGTAGCAAGTTATTGAACATGTACTAGATCGATTTTAACGTATGTGCTAAgtatttcttttgcttcccgtttttatttccagCATCTATacattatttaaaataatgttCAATGGAAAAAATATCGAAAAGAATGGTAATGTTTCTATAAATTGGGAGATCGAAATCAAATAGGACGACATGCCAGGATTGAAAACTTAACGATACTTACCGgtaaacgccatctatgaaggttgtaaaacatttttgatttcACGCCATCTAGGAATGCAGTGACAAACATTCACTTCAACACGCCATCTGTAAACGGCGAGAATATCTTATTGCGAAAGAAGAATCAAAATGACCGTCACAAGACGGTGGACCGATTGTTGCTCACATGGCCCGACTGGAAAATTCCTAACACGAATCATTTTGCACTACGAAGGAAGCAAGGATGTAATTTAATAGGGAAATTAAAAGCTAGCGACAAATTAAAACGCGGTTATcccaaaaggaagaaaattgcTAGGCTTAGTTGTGCTTTTCCCATTTCGAACATTCTTACATGATATTACAATagataataaatatttttcaaaacacaacaactCGTTGTTTCTTACGTAAattcctgtttgttttttagtacTGATAAACGAGGTCGTCCCAGGAAATGGACATTTTCATACTGTTATCATCAGGGCTTACACGCGCCCAATACGCTACACATGTGCTGATGTCATTGCTAGTTCTAAAGAAATGAATCACTCTGCTGACTCCTTGCTTCGACTAAACAGCCAGCAAAAAACGATAGATACTTACTGCACATGACTTTTTGGGATCTACTTTTCATAAAATTATTCCAAAGAAACGAGATACAATAGAAAACTAACAACAACGAGACTAGACGAGTCTTCGTCCACCACATAATGGAAACTGccgggaaaaaagaaaggtgacTGCTACGAAGGCCATCTGGCGTTCATTGCACGAACCACCGGGATTCTACCATCAAAAGGTTAAAAAGAGATCCGCGTAGCGTCGAAGTATCTTTAGCTACACAAATAATATCCGTAATTTTCAATCAACggtcgtttttttccccctatactttcaaatatttttacatCCTTAACCTTCTCGCAATCTTCCTTTCGCTATTCGATTGATATTCcatcaatcaataaaaaattgtgcCGTTTTCAAAGGGTTGCACAAAGCGAACGTGTAACGTAATACTGAAATAGATGCAAAATAGATTTTACATGACATTCGTGATACGAGATATAAATCACATCCAAATGGTACGATTCAAACAATATATTTCGGTTTTGCGATTCTTTATGCATTATTTATGCCAAATCATTCTGTTTCGCGGGATTGCGGTAGACTGGCGGAACGGTACTTGGCGTGTGATATCGCAAACGGAATAAACTCTACCCTGTACGAAGCGACACGAATGTGAGCGATCGAACGCGCCAAGGTTTCTTGACGAATTCGTGCCTTTCAAAATGGCAACATGTCGGGTTATATACATGCATAATTGATTCTTTATGTCACTGCCTTCGTCACGATCCTTCGTCAAAAAAAGACGGATAACTAGCAACTTGGTCGGTTCCAGTCGTGTTACATATCCTTCTAATGTGACCATCGACATACAAGACAAAGCGTGAATAAACAAATTCACTCCGAAAGGGGTAGGTTGCCAACTTGTCAAATTATTCGCGAGAGCCTAAAAACTCGATCtattgaaatggaaaaaaaaaaaaaaataataactctGCAAAATTAAACCAAGGATCTTTTGTGCTGCCGAAAGTAATCACTCGTATACATATAGCTTTACCAAAGATCGTCATAACGTGTAAGCGAAATTGAACTTTTCGTTAGCATTCAAATATTTGAAGAAAGCCTCGCACCGATTGTGAGTGTCTACTGCGATGATTGCTACATTTCGTAATGACTGTTGTACATTCAATCATTCTCGTTTATAAAAACCGTTGCCGTCTTCACAAAATGTGTGTGCGTATATTTATACAGTACATCAAATGAATTGATGGGACAGTGCAAAACTACTTCACGCGAAACACGTGTGTACATCTCGCCTTGTTACCTAGCCAATATCCAACACGCAGTCACATGTAGTGGCATATATTAACGTACAATTCCGTTAGTCATTCGGCATTACATAATTTA
This genomic stretch from Daphnia carinata strain CSIRO-1 chromosome 4, CSIRO_AGI_Dcar_HiC_V3, whole genome shotgun sequence harbors:
- the LOC132087696 gene encoding mitotic spindle assembly checkpoint protein MAD1-like gives rise to the protein MAELLFDANSLAQVQSQVETMRRRELKVVDEFDNLQVELNSLNRTNSTLREKIEPLNDVSKTKLDLEDRVRKLERKLSVVQKDRDHYRTINEMYENEMSRVGGSATVSMETKQINELERLLEEYRGLVSIVDTTPKVNEEIVTKLNQEEEQLTKEVAELKQTIKHLKAQLEIAESKGIAFDVRILHFTNNLLDNVRRQTLEQLSQLEKENESLRERVRLMEAGQTRNPTLLVGDHFEQGCIPERLRDLEEKLKSSQMKNQRVEEVFRKYCSEFRRGIFELFSYQVDNDECGNFKLTSVFSESRTDCLSFKYVGDGVLVMDSSYLHTIDDLVQLHINNQKFIPDFLSSLTVELYPRQSINSSAYPSVLVTPS
- the LOC130694642 gene encoding uncharacterized protein LOC130694642, with product MGETEQLAAREVMPQMMPQTCIIIQNRLPRNNSSNAHGDRYQPRQLNRRRNDEVRYPEGDRIYQVRNFDQQRNFRRDADFYHQPTRDGQEGHYPSNEDIDFYRQPKRGDQPRYEDIDFYQPSDQYEYYPRDAESGCYRKQARSWRCRGENCYPDCEHAYERKTQCPSFRRDEYDQPWTCCHPARRRPTGCRLDETGGFIREVCHEFAERRLHPSPCRQGSVESRFCGYEYDDCDQTEVVQGGNCHEAIRYRCDHFQDPFPPAPTLHQSVITKEIVHHSNCDCKNGRQGARRTERRIPQAPQEPVQSTKSANGKPGSKISIPTGDHHRTASPTVGNPEEIRKDHSGNAPNDSANSYPSPGDKRSKPANENRTGIEGRHEIGDDPSVTAGYPPVQNQHINHPIPVEDPDPQILEPSKVPDEETEVAHDGPKDEASPMDEISRNDEDIKSEKKTDKAKKSMKKKIEDFKNAVKQKADAANEKVKHFLRKKSYPKDEASPTVKTSPTTSSTDENIQAEEKTDKAKKGMKKKMEGLTNTVKQKAQTTNEKMKHLAKLLKKSYPKINNPFKKKKKTKSFVGPVRILVANKMLWSRSYHHRRSEPHWNRCWLR